The Halichoerus grypus chromosome 15, mHalGry1.hap1.1, whole genome shotgun sequence genome includes a window with the following:
- the SLC17A7 gene encoding vesicular glutamate transporter 1 isoform X1: MEFRQEEFRKLAGRALGRLHRLLEKRQEGAETLELSADGRPVTTQTRDPPVVDCTCFGLPRRYIIAIMSGLGFCISFGIRCNLGVAIVSMVNNSTTHRRGHVVVQKAQFNWDPETVGLIHGSFFWGYIVTQIPGGFICQKFAANRVFGFAIVATSTLNMLIPSAARVHYGCVIFVRILQGLVEGVTYPACHGIWSKWAPPLERSRLATTAFCGSYAGAVVAMPLAGVLVQYSGWSSVFYVYGSFGIFWYLFWLLVSYESPALHPSISEEERKYIEDAIGESAKLMNPVTKFNTPWRRFFTSMPVYAIIVANFCRSWTFYLLLISQPAYFEEVFGFEISKVGLVSALPHLVMTIIVPIGGQIADFLRSRRIMSTTNVRKLMNCGGFGMEATLLLVVGYSHSKGVAISFLVLAVGFSGFAISGFNVNHLDIAPRYASILMGISNGVGTLSGMVCPIIVGAMTKHKTREEWQYVFLIASLVHYGGVIFYGVFASGEKQPWAEPEEMSEEKCGFVGHDQLAGSDESEMEDEAEPPGAPPAPPPSYGATHSTVQPPRPPPPVRDY, translated from the exons CCTTCTGGAGAAGCGCCAGGAAGGTGCAGAGACGCTAGAGCTGAGCGCTGACGGACGCCCGGTGACGACGCAGACCCGGGACCCGCCGGTAGTGGACTGCACCTGTTTCGGTCTCCCTCGCCGCTACATTATCGCCATCATGAGCGGTCTGGGCTTCTGCATCAGCTTTGGGATCCGCTGCAACCTGGGCGTGGCCATCGTCTCTATGGTCAACAACAGTACGACCCACCGCAGGGGCCACGTGGTGGTGCAG AAAGCTCAATTTAACTGGGATCCAGAGACTGTTGGCCTCATACACGGCTCCTTTTTCTGGGGCTACATTGTCACCCAGATTCCCGGAGGATTTATCTGCCAAAAATTCGCAGCCAACAG GGTTTTCGGCTTTGCCATTGTGGCTACATCCACTCTAAACATGCTGATCCCCTCGGCTGCCCGAGTCCATTATGGCTGTGTCATCTTCGTGAGGATCCTGCAGGGGTTGGTAGAG GGGGTCACGTACCCTGCCTGCCACGGCATCTGGAGCAAATGGGCCCCGCCCTTAGAGCGGAGTCGCTTGGCAACAACAGCCTTTTGCG GTTCCTATGCTGGGGCGGTGGTCGCGATGCCTCTCGCCGGGGTCCTGGTGCAGTACTCCGGTTGGAGCTCTGTGTTCTACGTCTACG GCAGCTTCGGGATCTTTTGGTACCTGTTCTGGCTGCTCGTCTCCTATGAGTCCCCAGCTCTGCACCCCAGCATTTCGGAAGAGGAGCGCAAGTACATAGAGGACGCCATCGGCGAGAGCGCCAAACTCATGAACCCGGTCACG AAGTTTAACACACCCTGGCGGCGCTTCTTCACATCCATGCCAGTCTATGCCATCATCGTGGCTAACTTCTGCCGCAGTTGGACGTTCTACCTGCTCCTTATCTCCCAGCCCGCCTACTTCGAAGAGGTGTTCGGTTTCGAGATCAGCAAG GTGGGCCTGGTGTCAGCGTTGCCTCATTTGGTCATGACCATCATCGTGCCCATCGGCGGCCAGATCGCGGACTTCCTGAGGAGCCGCCGAATCATGTCCACCACTAATGTGCGCAAGTTGATGAACTGTGGAG GCTTCGGCATGGAAGCCACGCTGCTGCTGGTGGTCGGCTACTCGCACTCCAAGGGCGTGGCCATCTCCTTCCTGGTCCTCGCGGTGGGCTTCAGCGGCTTCGCCATCTCTG GGTTCAACGTGAACCACCTGGACATCGCCCCGCGCTACGCCAGCATCCTCATGGGCATTTCCAACGGCGTGGGCACGTTGTCAGGCATGGTGTGCCCCATCATCGTGGGTGCCATGACTAAGCACAAG ACTCGGGAGGAGTGGCAGTACGTATTCCTAATTGCCTCCCTGGTGCACTATGGGGGTGTCATCTTCTACGGGGTCTTCGCTTCCGGGGAGAAGCAGCCGTGGGCGGAGCCTGAGGAGATGAGCGAAGAGAAGTGTGGCTTCGTTGGCCATGACCAGCTGGCTGGCAGTGACGAAAGCGAAATGGAGGATGAGGCTGAGCCCCCCggggctccccccgccccgcctccttCCTATGGGGCCACACACAGCACAGTTCAGCCCCCAagacccccaccccctgtccgGGACTACTGA
- the PTH2 gene encoding parathyroid hormone 2 isoform X1, with amino-acid sequence MVPLPASIFIPLTHLLCPLLCLSVSPPPASPQGMETRQVPRSPRVRLLLLLLLLPWGDRTASGVALPPAGVLSLRSPGRAWAGPATRLSRRSLALADDAAFRERARLLAALERRHWLNSYMHKLLVLDAP; translated from the exons ATGGTCCCTCTGCCGGCCTCTATTTTTATCCCTCTGACACACCTCCTGTGTCCacttctctgtctgtctgtctctccccctcctgcttcccctcAG GGGATGGAGACCCGCCAGGTGCCCAGGAGCCCCCGGGtgcggctgctgctgctgctgctgctcctgcccTGGGGCGACCGCACTGCCTCGGGAGTCGCCCTGCCCCCCGCCGGGGTCCTCAG CCTCCGCTCCCCCGGCCGGGCCTGGGCGGGACCGGCCACCCGCCTGTCGCGGCGGAGCCTGGCGCTGGCGGACGACGCGGCCTTCCGGGAGCGCGCGCGGCTGCTGGCCGCCCTCGAGCGCCGCCACTGGCTGAACTCGTACATGCACAAGCTGCTGGTGCTGGACGCGCCCTGA
- the SLC17A7 gene encoding vesicular glutamate transporter 1 isoform X2, translating into MEFRQEEFRKLAGRALGRLHRLLEKRQEGAETLELSADGRPVTTQTRDPPVVDCTCFGLPRRYIIAIMSGLGFCISFGIRCNLGVAIVSMVNNSTTHRRGHVVVQKAQFNWDPETVGLIHGSFFWGYIVTQIPGGFICQKFAANRVFGFAIVATSTLNMLIPSAARVHYGCVIFVRILQGLVEGVTYPACHGIWSKWAPPLERSRLATTAFCGSYAGAVVAMPLAGVLVQYSGWSSVFYVYGSFGIFWYLFWLLVSYESPALHPSISEEERKYIEDAIGESAKLMNPVTVGLVSALPHLVMTIIVPIGGQIADFLRSRRIMSTTNVRKLMNCGGFGMEATLLLVVGYSHSKGVAISFLVLAVGFSGFAISGFNVNHLDIAPRYASILMGISNGVGTLSGMVCPIIVGAMTKHKTREEWQYVFLIASLVHYGGVIFYGVFASGEKQPWAEPEEMSEEKCGFVGHDQLAGSDESEMEDEAEPPGAPPAPPPSYGATHSTVQPPRPPPPVRDY; encoded by the exons CCTTCTGGAGAAGCGCCAGGAAGGTGCAGAGACGCTAGAGCTGAGCGCTGACGGACGCCCGGTGACGACGCAGACCCGGGACCCGCCGGTAGTGGACTGCACCTGTTTCGGTCTCCCTCGCCGCTACATTATCGCCATCATGAGCGGTCTGGGCTTCTGCATCAGCTTTGGGATCCGCTGCAACCTGGGCGTGGCCATCGTCTCTATGGTCAACAACAGTACGACCCACCGCAGGGGCCACGTGGTGGTGCAG AAAGCTCAATTTAACTGGGATCCAGAGACTGTTGGCCTCATACACGGCTCCTTTTTCTGGGGCTACATTGTCACCCAGATTCCCGGAGGATTTATCTGCCAAAAATTCGCAGCCAACAG GGTTTTCGGCTTTGCCATTGTGGCTACATCCACTCTAAACATGCTGATCCCCTCGGCTGCCCGAGTCCATTATGGCTGTGTCATCTTCGTGAGGATCCTGCAGGGGTTGGTAGAG GGGGTCACGTACCCTGCCTGCCACGGCATCTGGAGCAAATGGGCCCCGCCCTTAGAGCGGAGTCGCTTGGCAACAACAGCCTTTTGCG GTTCCTATGCTGGGGCGGTGGTCGCGATGCCTCTCGCCGGGGTCCTGGTGCAGTACTCCGGTTGGAGCTCTGTGTTCTACGTCTACG GCAGCTTCGGGATCTTTTGGTACCTGTTCTGGCTGCTCGTCTCCTATGAGTCCCCAGCTCTGCACCCCAGCATTTCGGAAGAGGAGCGCAAGTACATAGAGGACGCCATCGGCGAGAGCGCCAAACTCATGAACCCGGTCACG GTGGGCCTGGTGTCAGCGTTGCCTCATTTGGTCATGACCATCATCGTGCCCATCGGCGGCCAGATCGCGGACTTCCTGAGGAGCCGCCGAATCATGTCCACCACTAATGTGCGCAAGTTGATGAACTGTGGAG GCTTCGGCATGGAAGCCACGCTGCTGCTGGTGGTCGGCTACTCGCACTCCAAGGGCGTGGCCATCTCCTTCCTGGTCCTCGCGGTGGGCTTCAGCGGCTTCGCCATCTCTG GGTTCAACGTGAACCACCTGGACATCGCCCCGCGCTACGCCAGCATCCTCATGGGCATTTCCAACGGCGTGGGCACGTTGTCAGGCATGGTGTGCCCCATCATCGTGGGTGCCATGACTAAGCACAAG ACTCGGGAGGAGTGGCAGTACGTATTCCTAATTGCCTCCCTGGTGCACTATGGGGGTGTCATCTTCTACGGGGTCTTCGCTTCCGGGGAGAAGCAGCCGTGGGCGGAGCCTGAGGAGATGAGCGAAGAGAAGTGTGGCTTCGTTGGCCATGACCAGCTGGCTGGCAGTGACGAAAGCGAAATGGAGGATGAGGCTGAGCCCCCCggggctccccccgccccgcctccttCCTATGGGGCCACACACAGCACAGTTCAGCCCCCAagacccccaccccctgtccgGGACTACTGA
- the GFY gene encoding Golgi-associated olfactory signaling regulator — MKSLSPILFLVFLLARLGSKADPSASPLTGSDFPEMGHPSQTSPPASENSTGDLPNPDSPATAYPEPSKSPHAVSPEPSRPDFTETTNHDLRETTHPESPEGPKSTSLNTSIADSLKTPKINLSKMTDPEPSETPKPDPTDIPHPESPETLKHNPSKTSHPEFPETPSPDPTQTPHQESSESPKLNSTEISHAQVPETPHPDPTKTLHPKSPETYSPDITETPNSEFLQTLHPDSTETPHRDSHVTHNPSPTEIPQTESPTTQYQNATENPMTSDPEISTSPHPETTTPFKDKATALNELPPSPKPETPAVTQPDSLKLPTSVSPGTVELKASQNSSLKGPDALLPSARIAGPPAPLCSPSQPAPATPRAPQRRSRGERVSTIIVVERVEETGVTLVGRPRGVAGGALCLFLAGTGLLIGIFLLLWCLYRRAARHRPFAHHRLPNDGDEPVMHLEAPKDPYDLYFYAPDAWVPSHIATKQPPPTPPLPPKLPPPPRGNRPQSLESLSPATLPNNFV, encoded by the exons ATGAAATCCCTCAGCCCGATCCTCTTCCTCGTCTTCCTCCTCGCCCGGCTGGGTTCCAAGGCTGACCCTTCGGCCTCGCCGCTTACAGGCTCCGACTTCCCTGAGATGGGCCACCCTTCTCAGACCTCCCCTCCTGCTTCTGAGAATTCCACTGGAGACCTGCCTAACCCAGACTCCCCTGCGACTGCTTATCCCGAGCCCTCCAAATCACCTCATGCAGTTTCCCCTGAGCCCTCCCGCCCTGACTTCACTGAGACTACCAACCATGACCTCCGAGAAACCACACACCCAGAGTCTCCTGAGGGCCCTAAATCTACCTCACTCAACACCTCAATAGCAGACTCCCTGAAGACCCCAAAAATTAACCTCTCCAAAATGACAGATCCAGAACCTTCTGAGACCCCCAAACCTGACCCGACTGATATCCCACACCCAGAATCCCCTGAGACCCTCAAACATAATCCCTCCAAAACCTCACACCCAGAATTTCCTGAGACCCCAAGCCCTGACCCTACCCAAACTCCACACCAAGAATCCTCAGAAAGTCCCAAACTTAACTCCACCGAAATCTCACATGCACAAGTCCCTGAGACCCCACATCCTGACCCCACCAAGACTCTTCACCCCAAATCTCCAGAAACCTATAGCCCTGACATCACTGAAACCCCAAACTCTGAATTCCTTCAGACCCTCCATCCGGACTCTACTGAAACCCCCCACCGGGATTCCCATGTAACTCACAATCCCAGCCCCACTGAAATTCCCCAGACAGAATCCCCCACAACCCAGTACCAAAATGCAACAGAGAACCCCATGACCTCTGACCCTGAGATCTCCACCAGTCCTCACCCAGAAACGACTACACCTTTCAAGGACAAAGCTACTGCCCTAAATGAGTTGCCCCCGAGTCCCAAACCAGAAACCCCTGCAGTGACCCAGCCTGACTCCCTTAAATTGCCCACGTCAGTTTCTCCTGGGACAGTTGAACTGAAGGCCTCCCAGAACTCTAGCCTTAAAGGACCTGATGCCCTTCTTCCCTCAGCCCGGATTGCGGGCCCCCCTGCTCCTCTCTGTTCCCCCAGTCAGCCAGCCCCTGCCACTCCGCGGGCCCCGCAGCGGCGCAGCCGAGGTGAGAGAGTCAGCACTATCATCGTGGTGGAACGAGTGGAGGAGACCG GCGTGACCCTGGTGGGGCGCCCCCGGGGCGTGGCGGGCGGggccctctgcctcttcctcgcGGGGACCGGACTGCTGATCGGCATTTTCCTGCTGCTGTGGTGTCTCTACCGCCGGGCGGCTCGACACCGGCCCTTCGCACACCACCGGCTTCCGAACGACGGAGATGAACCTG TTATGCATTTGGAAGCCCCGAAGGACCCCTACGACCTCTACTTTTATGCCCCGGACGCTTGGGTCCCTTCACACATCGCCACCAAACAGCCGCCGCCCACCCCCCCGCTGCCGCCCAAGCTACCCCCGCCTCCCCGCGGGAACCGCCCCCAGAGCCTGGAGTCGCTCTCCCCCGCCACGCTCCCCAACAACTTCGTGTGA
- the PTH2 gene encoding parathyroid hormone 2 isoform X2 → METRQVPRSPRVRLLLLLLLLPWGDRTASGVALPPAGVLSLRSPGRAWAGPATRLSRRSLALADDAAFRERARLLAALERRHWLNSYMHKLLVLDAP, encoded by the exons ATGGAGACCCGCCAGGTGCCCAGGAGCCCCCGGGtgcggctgctgctgctgctgctgctcctgcccTGGGGCGACCGCACTGCCTCGGGAGTCGCCCTGCCCCCCGCCGGGGTCCTCAG CCTCCGCTCCCCCGGCCGGGCCTGGGCGGGACCGGCCACCCGCCTGTCGCGGCGGAGCCTGGCGCTGGCGGACGACGCGGCCTTCCGGGAGCGCGCGCGGCTGCTGGCCGCCCTCGAGCGCCGCCACTGGCTGAACTCGTACATGCACAAGCTGCTGGTGCTGGACGCGCCCTGA